The Mesorhizobium sp. B1-1-8 genome contains a region encoding:
- the mtnK gene encoding S-methyl-5-thioribose kinase, which produces MTGKKPFEALSVETLPKRLGDNEALATRIGEDSGRWKVREVGDGNLNLVFIVEGDRGGAVVKQALPYVRLVGDSWPLPLKRSFFEYHALTRQERRAPGSVPAIYHFDEGQALIVMEYLSPPYIILRRALIEGRQLPNIARDIGLFMARTLFRGSDLSMAARERKADLALFADNVELCDITENLVFSDPYFDAKMNRHTSPQLDGLVAELRADRDLKVEAQRLKHLFAANAETLLHGDLHSGSIMVTETETRMIDPEFAFYGPIAFDVGMLLANFWMAFFSQRGHEQNGKRDAMRAYLLDVTAETWAVFRAEFSHLWRTERTGMLYQKSLFEDQGDLLGAEQALDVMLHSIWDDLLGFAGIEVHRRILGLAHNADFETIADQDLRATCEAKALRFGRHMAVNRRQIHGIDEVNTLAALIEQENSL; this is translated from the coding sequence ATGACCGGGAAGAAGCCGTTCGAAGCACTGTCGGTGGAGACGCTGCCAAAACGCCTCGGCGATAACGAAGCGCTGGCCACGCGTATTGGCGAGGATTCAGGGCGCTGGAAGGTGCGCGAGGTCGGCGACGGCAATCTGAACCTCGTCTTCATCGTCGAGGGCGACCGGGGCGGTGCGGTGGTCAAGCAGGCGCTGCCCTATGTGCGGCTGGTCGGCGACAGCTGGCCGCTGCCGTTGAAGCGCTCCTTCTTCGAATACCACGCGCTGACTAGGCAAGAGCGCCGAGCGCCCGGCTCGGTGCCGGCCATCTATCATTTCGACGAAGGCCAGGCGCTGATCGTCATGGAGTATCTGTCGCCGCCATACATCATCCTGCGGCGCGCGCTGATCGAGGGCCGGCAGCTGCCGAACATCGCCCGGGATATCGGCCTGTTCATGGCCCGCACGTTGTTTCGCGGCTCGGACCTGTCGATGGCGGCCAGGGAGCGCAAGGCCGATCTGGCGCTGTTCGCCGACAATGTCGAGCTCTGCGACATCACCGAGAATCTGGTGTTCTCAGATCCTTATTTCGACGCGAAGATGAACCGGCACACCAGCCCACAGCTCGACGGCCTGGTCGCCGAACTGCGCGCCGACCGCGACCTCAAGGTCGAGGCGCAGCGGCTGAAGCACCTCTTCGCCGCCAATGCCGAGACGCTGCTCCACGGCGATTTGCATTCCGGCTCGATCATGGTCACCGAGACCGAAACGCGGATGATCGATCCGGAATTCGCCTTCTACGGTCCGATCGCCTTCGACGTCGGCATGCTGCTCGCCAATTTCTGGATGGCGTTCTTTTCGCAGCGCGGCCATGAGCAGAACGGCAAGCGCGATGCCATGCGCGCCTACCTGCTTGACGTCACCGCCGAGACCTGGGCCGTCTTCCGCGCCGAGTTTTCGCATCTGTGGCGGACCGAGCGCACCGGCATGCTCTACCAGAAGAGCCTGTTCGAGGATCAGGGCGACCTGCTTGGCGCCGAGCAGGCGCTCGATGTCATGCTGCACTCGATCTGGGACGACCTGCTGGGCTTTGCCGGCATCGAGGTGCACCGGCGCATCCTCGGCCTCGCCCACAATGCCGATTTCGAGACCATTGCCGATCAGGACCTGCGCGCCACATGTGAGGCCAAGGCACTGCGCTTCGGCCGCCACATGGCCGTCAACCGGCGCCAGATCCACGGGATCGACGAGGTCAACACCCTGGCCGCGCTGATCGAACAGGAGAACAGCCTTTGA
- the mtnA gene encoding S-methyl-5-thioribose-1-phosphate isomerase produces the protein MNVGERHYRTIWLSDDRRSVEIIDQRWLPHEFRIEKIGTVAGIATAIRDMWVRGAPLIGVTAAYGVAIQMTDDASDEALDAVWATLHKTRPTAINLRWALDEMRRFLKPLPAEQRAEAAYRRAAEIADEDVGLNRAIGENGLEIIKEIAARKQPGETVNVLTHCNAGWLATVDYGTATAPIYLATEAGIPVHVYVDETRPRNQGAQLTAWEMAGHGVPHTLIVDNAGGHLMQRGEIDMVIVGTDRTTADGDVCNKIGTYLKALAAADNDVPFYVALPSPTIDWTVADGLAEIPIEERSGDEVSLVWGKTADGSIAQVRVSPDATPAANPAFDVTPARLVTGLITERGVAKASREGLKAMFPERG, from the coding sequence TTGAACGTCGGCGAGCGCCACTACCGCACCATCTGGCTGAGCGATGACAGACGTTCGGTCGAGATCATCGACCAGCGCTGGCTGCCGCATGAATTCCGCATCGAAAAGATCGGAACCGTGGCAGGTATCGCCACCGCGATTCGCGACATGTGGGTGCGCGGCGCACCGCTGATCGGTGTCACCGCCGCCTATGGCGTCGCCATCCAGATGACCGACGATGCGTCGGACGAAGCGCTCGACGCCGTCTGGGCGACACTGCACAAGACCCGGCCGACGGCGATCAATCTGCGCTGGGCGCTGGACGAGATGCGGCGTTTCCTGAAACCGCTGCCAGCCGAACAACGTGCCGAGGCCGCCTATCGGCGCGCCGCCGAGATCGCCGACGAGGATGTCGGACTCAATCGCGCCATCGGCGAGAACGGACTGGAAATCATCAAGGAGATTGCCGCGCGCAAGCAGCCGGGCGAGACCGTCAACGTCCTCACCCACTGCAACGCCGGCTGGCTGGCGACGGTCGATTACGGCACCGCCACAGCGCCGATCTATCTGGCGACCGAAGCCGGCATTCCGGTGCATGTCTATGTCGACGAGACCCGGCCGCGCAACCAGGGCGCCCAGCTCACCGCGTGGGAAATGGCCGGCCATGGCGTGCCGCATACGCTGATCGTCGACAACGCCGGTGGCCATCTGATGCAGCGCGGCGAGATCGACATGGTGATCGTCGGCACCGACCGCACCACGGCCGACGGCGACGTCTGCAACAAGATCGGCACCTATCTCAAGGCGCTCGCCGCCGCCGACAATGACGTGCCGTTCTATGTCGCGCTGCCCTCGCCCACCATCGACTGGACGGTGGCCGACGGACTGGCCGAAATCCCGATCGAAGAACGCTCCGGCGACGAGGTCTCGCTGGTCTGGGGCAAGACGGCGGACGGCAGCATCGCGCAGGTGCGCGTCTCGCCCGACGCGACGCCGGCGGCAAATCCGGCGTTCGATGTGACCCCGGCGCGGCTGGTCACGGGGCTAATCACGGAACGCGGCGTTGCAAAGGCTTCGCGCGAGGGGTTGAAGGCCATGTTTCCGGAGCGCGGGTGA